A DNA window from Arachis duranensis cultivar V14167 chromosome 3, aradu.V14167.gnm2.J7QH, whole genome shotgun sequence contains the following coding sequences:
- the LOC107481041 gene encoding uncharacterized protein LOC107481041, with product MEENNRLEQKIAGILNDARASYATHNRKLKELSLLRSKSSSLSLFFSAFSKTLTPLFDFQRRLAPAERTVAFVSAFAAARDPAADSDEFLDLFLRFLLLAAPSANKTARFRACQIVSEIILLLPDDAEVSNDVWDEVIECMKLRVRDKIPGVRAFAIRALSRFVNDTANSDILDLFLEQLALEQNADVRKMIVLSLPPSTATSQVIIDCTLDVSESVRKAAYCVLANKFPLQSLSIKLRTVILQRGLADRSVAISKECFKLLRDEWLTNCCNGDPLELLKFLDVETYESVGETVMQTLLKADLVKLQNGASIQQYISSGDAEDGNSMHCAPSIQLIEAEASLYWRTVCQHLQSEAHAKGSDAAATMGTEAEVYAAEASDKNDLLEKILPATVDDYIDLVRAHINAGSIHRFTCRQLLLLGAMFNYSDATNRKSASAFLQELLHKPPEHEIDNEGNVVVIGDGLSFGGDNDWAQAVARLARKVHAALGEFEEVVLAIIEELAQPCRERTADYVQWMHCLSLIGLLLRHAKSMRLLQGKAIEPDELLQSLLLAGAKHAHLDVQRIAVRCLGLFGLLERKPRAELLKQLRISYIKGPHPISVEACKALIDLGMWHGPQEVDRVLNPHISSKITSEKRSFSPVNFSDLERDLDVDTLDLLFGGFENDDWADSLTGNEDECVHAVLGEGFAKILLLSNNYPSISPSLHPVILSKLIYLYFRDVSDHLQRLKQCLSVFFEHYPCLCANHKSCISKAFIPVMRSMWPGIYGNSGGSSFMVSQMRKRAVQASRFMLQMMQVPLYVKETQPESENGSTEMPQIIDRCSEVPFDCGEEGLALRIAIEVTSFHSKKTAAEKSYVSALCRILALLQFRLSEQGPIKLMRRLLSRTVECVSTEKDLVKELNRLAEHLMTADRQPDQEFLQDEVNLILGKLEIDFNLDLDGSVAMPQTPAAASTRTRVSRRRVRIEDDDSDEYSPAFAVPATQQTVRSRSQRASKTVAMSKMSATRSVRIDEIEEQEEEDDSDVTSEDSDEY from the exons atggAGGAGAACAACCGTTTGGAGCAGAAAATAGCCGGAATTCTCAACGACGCTCGAGCCTCGTACGCCACTCACAACCGCAAGCTCAAGGAGCTCTCACTACTCCGATCCAAGTCCTCCTCACTCTCCCTCTTCTTCTCCGCATTCTCCAAAACCCTAACCCCGCTTTTCGACTTCCAGAGGCGCCTCGCCCCTGCCGAGCGCACTGTTGCCTTCGTCTCTGCTTTCGCCGCTGCTCGTGACCCAGCTGCAGACTCTGACGAGTTCCTCGACCTCTTCCTCAGGTTCCTACTCCTCGCTGCACCTTCCGCTAACAAGACCGCCAGGTTTCGTGCTTGCCAGATTGTCTCTGAG ATAATATTGCTGCTACCGGATGATGCAGAAGTGAGTAATGATGTGTGGGATGAAGTGATTGAGTGCATGAAGCTGAGGGTACGGGACAAAATTCCTGGGGTGCGCGCATTTGCCATCAGGGCGCTTTCTCGCTTTGTGAATGACACTGCAAACAGCGATATCCTCGATTTGTTCCTCGAGCAGCTTGCCTTGGAGCAGAATGCG GATGTTCGCAAGATGATTGTGTTGTCTTTGCCCCCTTCTACTGCAACCTCGCAAGTTATCATTGATTGCACCTTGGATGTGAGCGAATCTGTACGCAAAGCTGCATACTGtgttttagctaataaatttcCTCTTCAAAGCTTAAG CATTAAGCTCAGGACAGTAATTCTTCAGAGAGGACTTGCTGACCGATCTGTTGCTATCTCGAAAGAATGTTTCAAACTCTTGAGAGATGAATGGCTCACTAATTGCTGTAACGGTGATCCTTTAGAACTTCTCAAGTTTCTTGATGTTGAAACCTATGAATCAGTTGGTGAGACTGTTATGCAAACGCTTCTAAAAGCTGATTTAGTAAAGCTACAGAATGGTGCAAGCATTCAGCAGTATATATCATCTGGTGATGCAGAGGATG GGAATTCTATGCACTGCGCACCTAGCATTCAGCTGATAGAAGCAGAGGCTTCTCTTTACTGGAGAACTGTATGCCAGCATTTGCAGTCAGAAGCACAT GCCAAAGGCTCTGATGCCGCAGCCACAATGGGCACCGAGGCAGAAGTTTATGCAGCTGAAGCATCAGACAAAAATGACCTTCTGGAAAAAATTCTTCCTGCAACAGTTGATGATTATATAGACCTGGTCAGAGCTCATATTAATGCTG GATCAATTCATCGTTTTACATGCCGGCAGCTACTTCTGCTTGGTGCCATGTTCAATTATTCTGATGCTACAAATAGGAAGTCTGCTAGTGCATTTCTGCAGGAGCTGCTGCACAAGCCTCCTGAGCATGAGATTGATAATGAAGGGAACGTGGTTGTCATTGGAGATGGATTAAGTTTTGGTGGAGACAATGATTGGGCTCAAGCAGTGGCCAGATTGGCAAGGAAAGTCCATGCTGCACTTGGTGAATTTGAAGAAGTTGTTCTTGCTATCATAGAAGAGCTAGCTCAACCTTGTAGGGAGAGGACAGCAGATTATGTGCAGTGGATGCACTGTCTTTCTCTTATTGGCCTTTTGCTGAGACATGCAAAGTCAATGCGCTTGCTTCAGGGCAAGGCTATTGAACCAGATGAACTACTCCAGTCTTTACTGCTCGCCGGG GCCAAACATGCTCACTTGGATGTGCAAAGGATTGCTGTCAGATGCCTTGGCCTTTTTGGGCTTTTGGAGAGGAAACCACGTGCAGAACTTCTGAAACAGTTGAGAATTTCATACATCAAAGGTCCACATCCAATTAGTGTAGAGGCCTGTAAAGCGTTAATTGATCTTGGGATGTGGCATGGCCCTCAAGAAGTCGACAGGGTGTTAAATCCCCATATATCATCCAAGATTACCTCTGAAAAGAGGAGTTTTAGTCCTGTGAACTTTTCTGATTTGGAACGGGATTTGGATGTCGATACGCTTGATCTCTTATTTGGTGGATTTGAAAATGATGACTGGGCTGATTCTTTAACTGGCAATGAAGATGAATGTGTTCATGCCGTTCTTGGAGAGGGGTTTGCAAAAATTCTTCTCCTGAGTAACAACTATCCAAGCATATCGCCTTCTTTGCATCCTGTGATTTTATCTAAGCTCATTTACTTATATTTCAGGGATGTGTCGGATCATCTGCAGAG GTTGAAGCAATGCTTGTCTGTGTTTTTTGAGCACTACCCATGTCTCTGTGCTAATCATAAG AGTTGCATATCCAAGGCTTTCATTCCAGTAATGCGTTCAATGTGGCCTGGAATTTATGGCAATTCAGGAGGATCTTCTTTTATGGTGTCCCAGATGCGTAAGCGCGCAGTTCAAGCTTCACGTTTCATGCTGCAGATGATGCAGGTTCCCTTATATGTTAAAGAGACTCAACCAGAGAGTGAAAATGGAAGTACAGAAATGCCACAAATCATTGATCGTTGTTCAGAGGTTCCGTTTGATTGTGGTGAGGAGGGTCTTGCACTACGCATTGCCATAGAG GTCACAAGCTTTCACTCGAAGAAGACAGCTGCTGAGAAGTCATATGTATCGGCACTTTGTAGAATACTTGCATTGCTTCAATTTCGGTTATCGGAACAAGGGCCAATAAAGTTGATGAGGAGACTTCTAAGTCGTACGGTTGAATGTGTATCCACAGAGAAGGATCTTGTAAAAGAATTGAACCGCCTGGCTGAGCATCTCATGACAGCAGATAGGCAGCCAGATCAGGAGTTCTTGCAAGATGAAGTGAATCTCATTTTGG gtAAATTGGAAATTGACTTCAACCTAGATCTAGATGGTTCTGTTGCTATGCCACAAACACCAGCTGCAGCCTCGACTAGAACCCGTGTTTCTAGGAGAAGGGTAAGGATTGAGGACGATGATTCTGATGAATATTCACCTGCTTTTGCTGTTCCTGCTACCCAACAAACTGTCCGAAGTCGTTCGCAGAGAGCAAGTAAAACTGTAGCAATGAGCAAGATGTCTGCAACCAGATCAGTCAGAATTGATGAAATTGAAGAACAAGAGGAAGAAGACGACTCTGATGTAACATCTGAGGACTCTGATGAATACTGA
- the LOC107481042 gene encoding glutamine synthetase nodule isozyme — protein MTIISDLINLNLSDVTDKVIAEYVWIGGSGLDLRSKARTLPEPVNDPSKLPKWNYDGSSTGQAPGQDSEVILCPQAIFRDPFRRGENILVMCDAYTPAGEPIPTNKRHGAAQIFNNPEVAAEEPWYGIEQEYTLMQKEVNWPVGWPVGGYPGPQGPYYCGVGADKAFARDVVDSHYKACLYAGINISGVNGEVMPAQWEFQVGPAVGITAGDQLWIARYILERITEAAGVRLSLDPKPVTGDWNGAGAHTNYSTKSMRNDGGYEVIKTAIEKLGKRHSEHIAAYGEGNERRLTGKHETANIKTFLWGVANRGASVRVGRDTEKEGKGYFEDRRPASNMDPYVVTSMIAETTILWKP, from the exons ATGACAATCATATCAGATCTCATAAACCTTAACCTCTCTGACGTCACCGATAAGGTGATTGCTGAGTACGTATG GATTGGTGGGTCAGGATTGGACCTCAGGAGCAAAGCAAGg ACGCTCCCAGAACCAGTTAACGATCCTTCAAAACTTCCCAAGTGGAACTATGATGGTTCTAGCACAGGTCAAGCCCCTGGCCAAGATAGTGAAGTCATTTTATG TCCACAAGCCATTTTCAGAGATCCATTCAGAAGGGGTGAGAACATCCTG GTTATGTGTGATGCTTACACTCCTGCGGGAGAACCAATTCCCACAAACAAGAGACACGGTGCTGCACAGATATTCAACAATCCTGAAGTTGCTGCTGAAGAGCCCTG GTATGGAATTGAGCAAGAATACACCTTGATGCAGAAAGAGGTTAACTGGCCTGTTGGGTGGCCTGTTGGTGGTTACCCTGGACCCCAG GGACCATACTATTGTGGTGTGGGTGCTGACAAGGCTTTTGCTCGTGACGTGGTTGACTCCCATTACAAAGCCTGCCTTTATGCTGGCATCAACATCAGTGGAGTCAACGGAGAAGTCATGCCTGCCCAGTGGGAATTCCAAGTTGGTCCTGCTGTTGGTATCACCGCAGGTGATCAATTGTGGATTGCTCGTTACATTTTGGAG AGGATCACTGAGGCCGCTGGTGTTCGGCTTTCCCTTGACCCGAAGCCAGTGACGGGTGATTGGAATGGTGCTGGTGCTCACACTAATTACAG CACCAAGTCGATGAGAAATGATGGTGGGTATGAAGTGATAAAGACGGCAATTGAGAAGCTTGGAAAGAGGCACAGTGAGCACATTGCTGCTTATGGAGAAGGCAATGAGCGACGCTTGACCGGAAAGCACGAGACCGCAAACATCAAAACCTTCTTATGG GGTGTGGCAAACCGAGGTGCTTCCGTTAGAGTTGGAAGGGACACAGAGAAAGAAGGGAAGGGATATTTTGAGGACAGGAGACCAGCTTCTAACATGGATCCTTATGTTGTCACTTCCATGATTGCTGAGACAACCATTCTCTGGAAGCCGTGA